A genomic segment from Klebsiella africana encodes:
- the apbE gene encoding FAD:protein FMN transferase ApbE has translation MDMTFFRAALLGACVLLSGCDSATPPATSNSTATVLDGKTMGTFWRVSVIGVDEAKAQALRAKVQAQLDADDRLLSTWKNDSALMRFNHAADTRPWPVSEAMADIVTLSLRIGAKTHGAMDITVGPLVNLWGFGPDKQPVTTPDAQAIAAAKARTGLQHLQVINQSGRQFLQKDIPDLFVDLSTVGEGYAADHLARLMEQEGISRYLVSVGGALVSRGMNGEGKPWRVAIQKPTDRENAVQAIVDINGHGISTSGSYRNYYELDGKRISHVIDPQTGQPITHKLVSVTVIAPTALEADGWDTGLMVLGPEKAQQVVREQGLAVYMIVKEGEGFKTWMSPQFRTFLVGEKN, from the coding sequence ATGGATATGACTTTCTTTCGCGCCGCGCTGCTGGGCGCCTGCGTTTTGCTCTCTGGCTGCGATTCAGCTACCCCTCCTGCAACTTCCAACTCGACGGCCACTGTGCTGGATGGCAAAACAATGGGCACCTTCTGGCGGGTCAGCGTGATTGGCGTCGATGAAGCAAAAGCCCAGGCATTGCGCGCCAAGGTTCAGGCCCAGCTGGATGCCGACGATCGCCTGCTGTCGACCTGGAAAAACGACTCGGCGCTGATGCGTTTCAACCACGCGGCGGATACCCGTCCCTGGCCGGTGAGCGAAGCGATGGCGGATATCGTGACCCTGTCGCTGCGGATTGGCGCCAAAACGCACGGTGCGATGGATATTACCGTGGGGCCGCTGGTCAATCTGTGGGGCTTTGGCCCGGATAAACAGCCGGTCACCACCCCCGACGCGCAGGCGATTGCCGCAGCGAAAGCACGCACCGGCCTGCAGCATTTGCAGGTTATCAATCAGAGTGGCAGGCAGTTCCTGCAAAAAGATATTCCCGATCTGTTCGTCGATCTCTCTACTGTGGGGGAAGGCTATGCCGCCGATCACCTTGCGCGGTTGATGGAGCAGGAGGGGATCTCCCGCTATCTGGTGTCGGTTGGCGGGGCGCTAGTCAGCCGCGGGATGAACGGCGAAGGCAAGCCCTGGCGGGTGGCGATCCAGAAACCGACCGACCGGGAAAATGCCGTCCAGGCGATTGTCGACATCAATGGCCACGGCATCAGTACCTCCGGCAGCTATCGCAATTACTATGAACTTGATGGCAAACGTATCTCTCACGTTATCGATCCGCAGACCGGGCAGCCGATAACCCATAAGCTGGTCTCCGTCACTGTCATTGCGCCAACGGCGCTGGAGGCGGACGGCTGGGATACCGGACTGATGGTGCTGGGGCCGGAAAAAGCGCAGCAGGTAGTGCGCGAACAGGGGCTGGCGGTCTATATGATCGTTAAAGAAGGAGAGGGCTTTAAAACCTGGATGTCGCCGCAGTTCCGCACTTTCCTTGTCGGCGAGAAAAATTAA
- the ada gene encoding bifunctional DNA-binding transcriptional regulator/O6-methylguanine-DNA methyltransferase Ada yields MKPIVVDTDDRRWQAVCERDTRADGQFVFAVLTTGICCRPSCRSRRARRENVRFFADVTSAVAAGFRPCKRCQPDKDDPQQQRVDKVAQACRLLEQDAPLTLETLAHRLAVSPFHFHRLFKSVTGMTPKAWQQAWRARRLREALAQGSPVTRAALAAGFPDSSSYYRQADAALGMTASQFRRGGTTTVVTWTTGDCTLGRCLVAYSERGVCAVLPGDNDAALLDDLRRRFPNAELREGDPEFRRQMAEIFAHLDDSRRPVSLPLDLQGTAFQLQVWQALRQIPVGETRSYRQVAEHIGLPRAARAVAGACAANSLAVIVPCHRVVREGGAMSGYRWGTARKAQLLAREAQHEEE; encoded by the coding sequence ATGAAACCGATAGTTGTCGATACCGATGACCGCCGCTGGCAGGCGGTCTGCGAACGTGATACTCGGGCCGATGGTCAATTTGTCTTTGCGGTACTGACTACCGGCATCTGCTGCCGCCCTTCCTGCCGCTCGCGGCGCGCGCGGCGGGAAAATGTGCGCTTTTTTGCCGACGTCACCTCCGCCGTGGCGGCGGGGTTCCGCCCCTGCAAACGCTGCCAGCCGGATAAAGACGATCCGCAGCAGCAAAGGGTCGACAAAGTGGCGCAGGCCTGCCGGTTGCTGGAGCAGGACGCGCCCCTGACCCTTGAGACGCTGGCCCACAGGCTGGCGGTCAGTCCGTTTCATTTCCACCGTTTGTTTAAATCCGTCACCGGTATGACCCCCAAAGCCTGGCAGCAGGCATGGCGGGCGCGGCGTCTGCGGGAAGCGCTGGCGCAGGGAAGTCCGGTGACTCGCGCCGCGCTGGCCGCTGGTTTTCCCGACAGCAGTAGCTATTATCGCCAGGCCGATGCCGCATTAGGGATGACCGCCAGCCAGTTCCGCCGCGGCGGCACTACCACCGTGGTGACCTGGACGACGGGCGATTGCACGCTGGGTCGCTGCCTGGTGGCATACAGCGAACGCGGCGTTTGTGCGGTGCTGCCGGGTGATAACGATGCGGCATTGCTCGACGACTTGCGCCGGCGCTTTCCCAATGCCGAGCTGCGTGAAGGCGACCCTGAGTTTCGCCGCCAGATGGCGGAGATTTTCGCCCACCTTGATGACAGCCGACGGCCGGTATCGCTGCCGCTGGATCTGCAGGGCACCGCATTTCAGCTGCAGGTCTGGCAAGCGCTGAGACAGATCCCGGTGGGCGAGACCCGTAGCTACCGCCAGGTGGCAGAGCATATTGGTCTGCCGCGGGCGGCAAGAGCGGTGGCCGGCGCCTGTGCGGCGAATTCGCTGGCGGTGATCGTTCCCTGCCATCGGGTGGTGCGGGAGGGCGGTGCGATGTCCGGTTACCGCTGGGGAACGGCGCGGAAAGCGCAGCTACTGGCGCGCGAGGCCCAACATGAGGAGGAGTAA
- the alkB gene encoding DNA oxidative demethylase AlkB, with the protein MLDLFSDTPPWQEPLAPGAVVLRRFARERAPALLQAIADVASQSPFRQMVTPGGYTMSVAMTNCGPLGWTTDRHGYLYAPIDPLTDTPWPRMPAIFCELALEAAAAGGYPEFSPDACLINRYCPGAKLSLHQDKDEQDLRAPIVSVSLGLPAIFQFGGLQRSDPLQRLLLEHGDVVVWGGASRLFYHGIQPLKAGHHPETGDCRYNITFRLAGRSRD; encoded by the coding sequence ATGCTCGATCTGTTTAGCGATACCCCACCGTGGCAGGAGCCGCTAGCCCCTGGCGCGGTGGTACTTCGACGATTTGCCCGCGAGCGCGCCCCGGCGCTGCTGCAGGCGATTGCCGACGTCGCCAGTCAGTCGCCGTTTCGCCAGATGGTCACGCCTGGCGGGTACACCATGTCGGTTGCCATGACCAACTGCGGCCCTCTGGGCTGGACCACCGATCGCCACGGCTATCTGTACGCGCCCATCGATCCGCTAACCGACACTCCCTGGCCACGGATGCCTGCCATATTTTGTGAACTGGCGCTTGAGGCCGCCGCAGCCGGCGGCTATCCGGAGTTTTCCCCCGATGCCTGTCTGATTAACCGCTATTGTCCCGGCGCAAAACTGTCATTGCATCAGGATAAAGATGAACAGGATCTGCGGGCGCCGATCGTCTCGGTCTCGCTGGGCTTGCCGGCCATCTTTCAGTTTGGCGGGTTGCAACGCAGCGACCCGCTGCAGAGGCTGCTGCTGGAGCATGGCGATGTGGTGGTCTGGGGCGGGGCGTCGCGCCTGTTTTATCATGGCATTCAGCCGCTGAAAGCGGGGCATCATCCGGAAACGGGCGACTGTCGTTACAACATTACCTTTCGTCTGGCGGGGCGTTCCCGCGACTAA
- a CDS encoding multidrug ABC transporter permease/ATP-binding protein, producing MELLSLVWRQYRWPFLGVIALSLLSAALGIGLIAFINLRLITVVDTSLRVLPEFLGLLGLLMAVTLGSQLALTTLGHHFVYRLRGEFVKRILDTQIEQVEKIGSASLLAGLTSDIRNITIAFVRLPELVQGIILTFGSAAYLAWLSGKMMLVTALWMALTIWGGFVLVSRVYKHMTSLRETEDKLYHDYQTVLEGRKELTLNRERAEYVFNQLYLPDAREYRHHIVRADTFHLSAVNWSNIMMLGAIGLVFWMANSLGWADTAVAATYSLTLLFLRTPLLSAVGALPTLLSAQVAFNKLRQFSLAPYQADFPRPQAHPDWQTLELRDVTFHYPDQRFAVGPLNLTLKRGELVFLIGGNGSGKSTLAMLLTGLYQPVSGQILVDGQPLAVEKPEEYRKLFSAVFTDVWLFDRLLGPQGEEADPALVATWLERLQMAHKLQLENGKIADLRLSKGQKKRVALLLALAESRDIILLDEWAADQDPHFRREFYQVLLPLMQQMGKTVFAISHDDHYFQHADRLLEMRAGQLAELTGEEREQASRDAVARTA from the coding sequence ATGGAACTTCTCTCTCTCGTCTGGCGCCAGTATCGCTGGCCGTTTCTGGGCGTTATTGCTCTCAGCCTGCTCAGCGCCGCGCTGGGTATCGGCTTAATCGCGTTCATTAACCTGCGGCTGATAACGGTTGTCGATACGTCGCTGCGGGTCCTGCCGGAGTTTCTTGGTCTGCTGGGGCTGCTGATGGCGGTGACCCTGGGCTCGCAGCTGGCGCTAACCACTCTCGGCCACCATTTTGTCTATCGTCTGCGCGGTGAGTTTGTTAAACGCATCCTCGATACCCAGATTGAACAAGTAGAGAAGATCGGCAGTGCGTCGCTGCTTGCCGGGCTGACCAGCGATATTCGCAATATCACCATCGCCTTTGTGCGCCTGCCGGAGCTGGTGCAGGGGATCATTCTCACCTTCGGCTCCGCGGCCTACCTCGCCTGGCTGTCAGGAAAAATGATGCTGGTGACGGCGCTGTGGATGGCGCTCACCATCTGGGGCGGCTTTGTGCTGGTGTCGCGGGTATACAAACATATGACCAGCCTGCGCGAAACGGAAGATAAACTGTATCACGACTATCAGACGGTGCTGGAGGGGCGTAAAGAGCTGACCCTCAACCGCGAACGCGCAGAATATGTCTTTAATCAGCTCTACCTCCCGGACGCCCGGGAGTACCGGCACCATATCGTTCGCGCCGATACCTTCCACCTCAGCGCGGTTAACTGGTCGAATATTATGATGCTTGGCGCCATCGGGCTGGTGTTCTGGATGGCCAACAGCCTCGGCTGGGCCGATACCGCCGTGGCGGCGACCTATTCCCTGACGCTGCTGTTTCTGCGTACGCCGCTGCTCTCCGCCGTCGGCGCGCTGCCCACGCTGCTCAGCGCCCAGGTGGCGTTTAACAAGCTGCGTCAGTTCTCCCTCGCCCCGTATCAGGCCGACTTTCCCCGGCCGCAGGCGCATCCTGACTGGCAGACGCTGGAGCTGCGCGATGTCACCTTCCATTATCCGGACCAGCGCTTTGCGGTAGGGCCGCTTAATCTGACGCTGAAGCGCGGCGAGCTGGTGTTTCTCATCGGCGGCAACGGCAGCGGCAAGTCAACGCTGGCGATGCTCCTGACCGGCCTGTATCAACCGGTTTCCGGTCAGATCCTCGTCGACGGCCAGCCGCTGGCAGTCGAGAAACCGGAGGAGTACCGCAAACTGTTCTCCGCGGTGTTTACCGACGTCTGGCTGTTCGACCGTCTGCTCGGGCCGCAGGGCGAGGAGGCCGATCCGGCGCTGGTGGCAACATGGCTGGAGCGTCTGCAAATGGCCCACAAGCTGCAGCTGGAGAACGGAAAAATCGCTGACCTGCGGTTGTCGAAAGGGCAGAAGAAGCGCGTGGCGCTCCTGCTGGCGCTGGCCGAGTCCCGGGATATCATTCTGCTGGATGAATGGGCGGCGGATCAGGATCCGCATTTCCGCCGCGAGTTCTATCAGGTGCTGCTGCCGCTGATGCAGCAGATGGGGAAAACCGTGTTCGCCATCAGCCATGACGATCATTATTTCCAGCACGCCGATCGCCTGCTGGAGATGCGCGCCGGCCAGCTCGCCGAACTTACCGGTGAAGAGCGAGAACAGGCTTCTCGCGATGCGGTGGCCCGCACGGCCTGA
- the mgtE gene encoding magnesium transporter gives MSVLHKKSARLRDEERARLIWLLSTDKAVTSVLLGKLTLAERYDEGTLADDLAEVEMLVSHLPPPDLADALEALPYDARTALWCLVPDEKRGEVLLEASENVWGDLIDKMSDHELLQTMQPLDIDEQVYLLQHLPRNLTGRLLATLPAEKRARIRQIMRYADNSVGSIMEFEVITVRPEATLAAVQRYLRRLGKMPENTDKLFVTTRNKLLLGELELQTILLNDAQKRVGEVMEGDPVTFQPHEEAEKVARTFERDDLLSAAVIDADGKLIGRLTIDEIVDVVYEETDNDLRRMGGLSDEEDVFAPVSKAVKTRWAWLAVNLCTAFIASRVIDGFEHTISQLVALASLMPIVAGIGGNTGNQTITMIVRAMALQQIQPGSFTFLILREMGVALINGLVWGGIMGAITWWLYDDPQLGGVMTLAMMLNLLMAAMMGVIIPMVMVKLGRDPAVGSSVMITAITDTGGFFIFLGLATLFLM, from the coding sequence ATGTCCGTTTTGCATAAAAAAAGCGCCCGCTTGCGTGACGAAGAGCGCGCCCGTCTGATTTGGCTCTTGAGCACCGATAAAGCGGTGACCTCCGTGCTGCTGGGCAAACTGACGCTGGCTGAGCGCTATGATGAAGGGACGCTGGCCGATGACCTGGCCGAAGTGGAAATGCTGGTCTCGCATCTGCCGCCACCGGATCTCGCCGATGCGCTGGAAGCGCTCCCCTATGACGCCCGCACCGCACTGTGGTGCCTGGTGCCTGACGAGAAACGTGGCGAAGTGCTGCTGGAAGCCTCAGAGAACGTCTGGGGCGATCTCATTGACAAAATGAGCGACCACGAGCTGCTGCAGACCATGCAGCCGCTGGATATCGATGAACAGGTTTACCTGCTGCAGCATCTGCCGCGCAACCTGACCGGACGTCTGCTGGCGACTCTGCCGGCCGAGAAGCGCGCCCGTATCCGGCAGATAATGCGCTACGCCGACAACAGCGTCGGGTCGATCATGGAGTTTGAGGTCATTACGGTGCGGCCGGAGGCCACTCTGGCAGCGGTGCAGCGCTATCTGCGGCGTCTCGGTAAAATGCCGGAGAACACCGATAAGCTGTTCGTCACTACCCGCAATAAGCTGCTGCTCGGCGAGCTGGAGCTCCAGACCATTCTGCTCAACGATGCGCAGAAACGGGTGGGGGAGGTGATGGAGGGCGATCCGGTTACCTTTCAGCCGCATGAAGAGGCGGAGAAAGTGGCGCGCACTTTCGAACGTGATGACTTACTCAGCGCCGCCGTCATTGATGCCGACGGCAAGCTGATCGGGCGCCTGACCATCGATGAGATCGTCGATGTGGTCTATGAAGAGACGGATAACGATCTGCGCCGGATGGGCGGCCTGAGTGATGAAGAAGATGTCTTCGCCCCGGTCAGCAAAGCGGTGAAAACCCGCTGGGCGTGGCTGGCGGTCAACCTGTGTACGGCGTTTATCGCTTCCAGGGTCATCGACGGCTTCGAACACACCATTTCACAGCTGGTGGCGCTGGCCTCGCTGATGCCGATCGTTGCCGGCATCGGCGGCAATACCGGCAATCAGACGATCACCATGATCGTCCGGGCGATGGCGCTGCAGCAGATCCAGCCCGGCAGCTTTACCTTCCTGATCCTGCGTGAAATGGGGGTCGCCCTGATTAACGGCCTGGTGTGGGGCGGGATTATGGGGGCCATCACCTGGTGGCTGTATGACGATCCGCAGCTCGGCGGGGTGATGACGCTGGCCATGATGCTCAATCTGCTGATGGCGGCGATGATGGGCGTGATCATCCCGATGGTTATGGTGAAGCTGGGGCGCGACCCGGCGGTCGGCTCCAGCGTGATGATCACCGCCATTACCGATACCGGTGGCTTCTTTATTTTCCTTGGTCTGGCGACGCTGTTTCTGATGTAG
- a CDS encoding SulP family inorganic anion transporter: MLAGVLTALALIPEVISFSVIAGVDPQVSLIASVVLCLAMSVLGGRPAMVTAAAGSVALVIGPMVHQHGVGYILPAVILAGIIQILFGLCGMARLMRFIPPAVMTGFVNALGLLIFFAQVPHFWSRQPLIVGLFVLTLLIVLWAPRFIKAIPAPLIAIVVLTLYTATTGQLLPTVGDEGSMSGGLPGFTALTVPLNLATLQIIWPCALSIAFVGLMESLLTAKLVDDLTHTPSNKSRESAGLGIANILAGCYGGIAGCAMIGQTIVNVEMGRARSRLSTVIAGLVLLLLVTALSQVMAKIPMAVLAGVMVIVAVKTFSWHSIRPGELARNPWPETLVMLVTVAATVGTSNLAIGVLAGIVAMAIIPRRLRAKASATSETASPDQGK; this comes from the coding sequence GTGCTGGCTGGGGTGCTCACCGCGCTCGCCTTAATCCCTGAAGTGATTTCGTTTTCGGTCATTGCCGGCGTTGACCCACAGGTGAGCCTGATTGCTTCGGTCGTGCTCTGTCTGGCGATGTCGGTCCTCGGCGGACGCCCGGCGATGGTCACCGCCGCCGCGGGCTCGGTGGCGCTGGTGATTGGCCCGATGGTGCATCAGCACGGCGTGGGGTACATTTTACCGGCTGTCATTCTGGCAGGTATTATTCAAATTTTGTTTGGTCTGTGCGGCATGGCGCGCCTGATGCGCTTTATTCCCCCGGCGGTGATGACCGGGTTCGTCAACGCCCTCGGGCTCCTGATTTTTTTCGCTCAGGTGCCGCATTTCTGGAGCCGACAACCGCTGATCGTCGGTCTGTTCGTCCTGACCCTGCTTATCGTTCTGTGGGCGCCACGCTTTATTAAGGCTATCCCGGCGCCGTTGATTGCCATCGTCGTGCTCACCCTCTATACCGCGACCACCGGCCAGCTGTTGCCGACCGTGGGTGATGAAGGGTCAATGAGCGGCGGCCTGCCGGGGTTCACCGCCCTGACCGTTCCCCTAAACCTGGCCACCCTACAGATAATCTGGCCCTGCGCCCTCAGTATCGCCTTTGTCGGCCTGATGGAGTCCCTGCTGACGGCTAAGCTGGTGGACGATCTCACCCATACCCCGTCGAATAAATCGCGGGAAAGCGCCGGGCTGGGTATCGCTAATATTCTTGCCGGCTGCTATGGCGGCATCGCCGGCTGCGCGATGATCGGCCAGACCATCGTTAACGTGGAAATGGGCCGGGCCCGCAGCCGCCTCTCAACGGTTATCGCCGGCCTGGTGCTGCTCCTGCTGGTAACGGCGCTCAGCCAGGTGATGGCGAAGATCCCGATGGCGGTTCTGGCCGGGGTGATGGTGATCGTGGCGGTGAAGACCTTTAGCTGGCACAGCATACGCCCGGGGGAGCTGGCGCGTAATCCGTGGCCGGAAACGCTGGTGATGCTGGTGACCGTCGCCGCGACGGTGGGAACCAGCAATCTGGCGATCGGTGTGCTGGCGGGGATTGTCGCCATGGCGATCATCCCCCGCCGCCTGCGGGCGAAAGCGTCGGCTACATCAGAAACAGCGTCGCCAGACCAAGGAAAATAA
- the mqo gene encoding malate dehydrogenase (quinone), protein MNKKMAVPRSQAVGPNSTRTDTRHEQETDVLLIGGGIMSATLGTWLQELEPDWSITMVEQMSSVAEESSNGWNNAGTGHAALMELNYTPQTANGINIDKAVDINEAFHISRQFWAHQVTRGVLNKPKSFINSVPHMSFVWGEDNVNFLRARYAALQQSELFRGIRYSEDHQQIKAWAPLVMEGRDPQQKVAATRTEVGTDVNYGEITRQLIAGLQTHDNFSLQLGTVVRRFKRNADKSWTVTLADADNRRQKRVIKAKFIFIGAGGAALTLLQETGIPQAKEYAGFPVGGQFLVCENPEVVNHHLAKVYGQAEVGAPPMSVPHIDTRIIDGKRVVLFGPFATFSTRFLKNGSLWDLLASTNTSNILPMLNVGLDNFDLVKYLISQVMQKDKDRLAALCEYYPEARKEDWRLWQAGQRVQIIKRDAKKGGVLRLGTEVVSDDEGTVAALLGASPGASTAAPIMLQLMEKVFKDKVNSPEWQAKLKAIIPTYGIRLDGNPAEIEKALAWTSEVLELKYEPAGAMDEAPQAELKPLSGGKPMADIAL, encoded by the coding sequence ATGAATAAAAAGATGGCCGTACCACGCTCACAGGCGGTTGGTCCCAACAGCACTCGGACCGACACCCGCCATGAGCAAGAGACGGATGTATTGTTGATTGGCGGCGGCATTATGAGCGCCACACTGGGAACCTGGCTGCAGGAGCTTGAGCCAGACTGGTCTATTACCATGGTTGAGCAGATGTCCAGCGTAGCGGAAGAGAGCTCAAATGGGTGGAACAATGCGGGTACCGGCCACGCGGCGCTGATGGAGCTGAACTATACGCCACAGACCGCCAACGGCATCAATATCGACAAAGCTGTCGACATCAACGAAGCCTTCCATATCTCGCGTCAGTTCTGGGCGCATCAGGTAACGCGCGGCGTCCTGAACAAACCAAAATCTTTCATTAACAGCGTGCCGCACATGAGCTTTGTGTGGGGCGAAGATAACGTCAACTTCCTGCGTGCGCGCTATGCGGCGCTGCAGCAAAGCGAACTGTTCCGCGGTATTCGCTATTCTGAAGACCATCAGCAGATCAAAGCCTGGGCGCCGCTGGTAATGGAAGGCCGCGACCCGCAGCAAAAGGTGGCAGCCACTCGCACTGAAGTGGGAACCGACGTCAACTATGGCGAAATCACCCGCCAGCTGATCGCCGGCCTGCAAACGCATGATAATTTCTCCCTGCAACTGGGCACCGTGGTGCGTCGCTTCAAGCGCAACGCCGATAAGAGCTGGACGGTCACTCTGGCGGATGCCGACAACCGTCGCCAAAAGCGGGTCATTAAAGCGAAATTTATCTTTATCGGCGCCGGTGGCGCGGCGCTGACCCTGCTGCAGGAGACCGGTATTCCGCAGGCCAAAGAGTATGCGGGCTTCCCGGTTGGCGGCCAGTTCCTGGTCTGCGAAAACCCGGAGGTGGTTAACCACCATCTGGCGAAGGTTTACGGCCAGGCTGAAGTGGGTGCGCCACCGATGTCGGTGCCGCACATCGATACCCGTATTATTGACGGTAAACGCGTGGTGCTGTTCGGGCCATTCGCGACTTTCTCGACCCGTTTCCTGAAGAACGGGTCGCTGTGGGATCTGCTGGCCTCGACAAATACCTCGAATATTTTACCGATGCTCAACGTCGGCCTGGACAACTTCGATCTGGTGAAATATCTGATTAGCCAGGTGATGCAGAAAGATAAAGATCGTCTGGCCGCGCTGTGCGAATACTATCCGGAAGCGCGGAAGGAGGACTGGCGGTTGTGGCAGGCCGGTCAGCGCGTGCAAATCATCAAGCGCGATGCGAAGAAGGGCGGGGTATTGCGTCTGGGCACGGAAGTGGTCAGCGATGACGAAGGCACTGTCGCCGCACTGTTGGGCGCGTCGCCTGGCGCCTCCACCGCGGCACCTATCATGCTGCAGCTGATGGAAAAAGTGTTTAAAGACAAAGTTAATTCGCCGGAATGGCAGGCCAAGCTGAAGGCGATCATCCCAACCTACGGTATCCGTCTTGATGGCAACCCGGCGGAGATCGAGAAAGCGTTGGCATGGACCAGTGAAGTGCTGGAGCTGAAATATGAGCCAGCCGGGGCGATGGATGAGGCCCCGCAGGCGGAGCTGAAGCCGCTGAGCGGCGGCAAGCCGATGGCGGATATCGCGCTCTGA
- the eco gene encoding serine protease inhibitor ecotin: MKKITTLAVSLLTAACMSAGALAADQPLEKVAPFPKAEKGMKRQVIQLPQQQDESALKVELMIGQTLEVDCNHHRLGGELESKTLEGWGYDYYVFEKLSGPVSTMMACPDGKKEKKFVTAGLGDDAMLRYNSKLPIVVYTPTNVDVKYRIWRADETIGNAVVR, from the coding sequence GTGAAAAAAATCACTACGCTAGCCGTTTCTCTGCTGACCGCCGCCTGCATGTCCGCTGGCGCATTGGCCGCAGACCAACCGCTGGAAAAAGTCGCGCCGTTCCCGAAAGCGGAAAAAGGCATGAAGCGTCAGGTTATTCAGCTGCCGCAGCAGCAGGATGAGTCGGCGCTCAAGGTTGAGCTGATGATCGGCCAGACGCTGGAAGTCGACTGCAACCATCATCGTCTCGGCGGGGAACTGGAAAGCAAAACCCTGGAAGGCTGGGGCTATGATTACTATGTCTTTGAGAAGCTGAGCGGCCCGGTCTCCACGATGATGGCCTGCCCGGACGGCAAAAAAGAGAAGAAATTCGTCACTGCCGGCCTCGGGGATGACGCCATGCTGCGCTACAACAGCAAACTGCCGATCGTGGTATACACGCCGACCAATGTCGATGTGAAATATCGCATCTGGCGCGCAGACGAGACTATCGGCAACGCCGTCGTCCGCTAA
- a CDS encoding AI-2E family transporter has protein sequence MRVNGLTKGFFILIVFIVTLAFFDVLSPYYSAILWAAILAVIFNPVKNKIRTRLGERNGLAALMTIVIICLIVFTPLAIILSSLAYELNLVYSKLQHNDTQFPTVVASLFAHLPGWARNFLAEHNLDSAQQIQQQLSDVALKGGQYLAGSAFLIGKGTFGFTVSFGIMLYLLFFLLKDGPYLVLLILESLPLSSYVKQHLFAKFAAVARATVKGTVAVALAQGALGGFAFWVAGLDGSILWGALMAFLSLIPAVGSAIIWVPAAIYLFATGQLWQGAFIVGFFVVVIGLVDNILRPLLVGKDTKMPDYLILIATLGGMEIYGINGFVIGPLIAALFIACWNLLSGREHAGNTDEIDEEFIEEAKNSRNE, from the coding sequence ATGAGAGTTAATGGACTTACTAAAGGATTTTTCATCCTTATCGTCTTTATTGTGACCCTGGCCTTTTTCGATGTTCTCTCACCCTATTATTCCGCCATCCTCTGGGCCGCTATCCTCGCGGTGATTTTTAATCCGGTCAAAAACAAGATCCGTACCCGCCTCGGCGAACGCAATGGCCTTGCGGCCCTGATGACCATCGTCATTATCTGTCTTATCGTGTTTACACCACTGGCGATCATTCTGTCATCGCTGGCCTACGAGCTGAATCTGGTGTACAGCAAACTGCAGCATAACGACACTCAGTTCCCGACGGTGGTCGCCAGCCTGTTTGCCCACCTCCCCGGCTGGGCCAGAAACTTCCTGGCCGAGCATAACCTTGATAGCGCGCAGCAGATCCAGCAGCAACTCTCCGATGTCGCTTTGAAAGGCGGCCAGTATCTGGCGGGCAGCGCCTTTCTGATTGGTAAAGGGACCTTTGGCTTCACCGTCAGTTTCGGCATTATGCTGTACCTGCTATTTTTCCTGCTGAAGGATGGGCCTTACCTGGTGCTGTTGATCCTTGAATCTTTGCCACTATCGAGTTATGTGAAACAGCACCTGTTCGCAAAATTTGCCGCAGTGGCTCGCGCGACAGTGAAAGGCACCGTCGCCGTGGCGCTGGCGCAGGGAGCGCTTGGCGGCTTTGCCTTCTGGGTCGCCGGACTGGACGGCAGCATTCTCTGGGGGGCGCTGATGGCCTTCCTGTCGCTTATCCCGGCGGTAGGCTCGGCCATTATCTGGGTACCGGCGGCGATTTATCTCTTCGCCACCGGGCAGCTATGGCAGGGGGCCTTTATCGTCGGCTTTTTTGTGGTTGTGATTGGCCTGGTGGACAATATTCTGCGTCCGCTGCTTGTGGGCAAGGATACCAAGATGCCGGACTACCTGATCCTGATTGCCACCCTCGGCGGCATGGAGATCTACGGTATCAACGGTTTTGTGATCGGCCCGCTGATTGCCGCCTTGTTTATCGCCTGCTGGAACCTGCTGTCGGGACGGGAACACGCCGGTAACACGGATGAAATTGACGAAGAGTTTATTGAGGAAGCGAAAAATAGCCGTAACGAATAG